One region of Bacteroidales bacterium genomic DNA includes:
- a CDS encoding T9SS type A sorting domain-containing protein, whose product MRYNTLLFISTMLFLTQAALSQSVGIGKWREHLPYHQVTHVAETGDLIYAATPYSIFSYDKEDASITRLNKINGLSDIGVSTIISNPSQSTLIIAYNNTNIDLIQDGKIINISDIKRKPILGNKIINNISFIGDLAYLACGFGIVVMNVERHEIVDTYFIGPDGSNINVLDVAFHEPSRYIYAATESGIYKADIDTSNLANFEYWAVDETMGDKAYNHIEQFKDMLIVNKPGTNDTSDTLFAYNGSSWDYFNVSETSRVKSIKANSDHLLVSHLYFVYQYNQSLQEVTKVWTYNPGSPNPEDALISKEGLIYVGDRNNGLVKRTDEWTYEFIRPSGPATTDVFAMQAHQNYLWVVPGGKTSSWGSMWKGGLVYGLDDGNWRAFNRWNTQGMDHLLDLLCIAVDPNDPTRFFTGSWGAGLIEMKDGVVTGTYDDQNSSLEYSVYNPSWMGIGGVAFDAQGNLWVTNSSAANLLSVKKTDGTWRSFSLSPVASAIDLGGITIDKSGQKWMLVRDHGLIVFSDMGTIDNTADDKVRRLSGATGNGSLPGATIMSLAVDQNGELWIGTNEGVAVIRNPENVFTGGNFDAYRPIIDQDGYGAYLLDSEAVTAIAIDGANRKWFGTDRAGVFLMSADGLEKIYHFTEDNSPLLSNSITSLTIDGNGEVFFGTSRGIIGYRAEATPPPPVFTDVVVFPNPVRPEYEGIIAVRGLVKDADIKIMDIAGNLIFKTRAFGGQAIWNGRNFDGRKAQSGVYLVFISNNDGSETLATKILFMN is encoded by the coding sequence ATGCGTTACAATACACTACTGTTCATTTCAACCATGCTGTTTTTGACCCAAGCTGCCTTATCTCAAAGTGTTGGCATTGGAAAATGGCGCGAACATCTTCCCTACCATCAGGTAACCCATGTAGCTGAAACCGGCGATTTGATTTATGCAGCCACACCTTATAGCATTTTCTCTTACGATAAAGAGGATGCAAGCATCACAAGGTTGAATAAAATCAATGGTTTATCGGACATTGGTGTCAGCACTATCATATCTAACCCCAGCCAGTCAACCCTGATAATCGCATACAACAATACAAATATTGACCTTATCCAGGACGGAAAAATTATCAATATCAGCGATATCAAACGCAAGCCCATCCTCGGCAACAAAATAATCAACAACATTTCCTTTATTGGCGATCTGGCTTACCTGGCCTGCGGTTTTGGGATCGTAGTTATGAATGTGGAACGCCATGAAATAGTTGACACTTATTTTATCGGACCCGATGGCAGCAATATCAATGTACTGGATGTTGCCTTTCATGAACCAAGCAGGTATATTTATGCTGCCACAGAATCAGGCATTTACAAAGCAGATATTGATACATCAAACCTTGCTAATTTTGAATACTGGGCCGTGGATGAAACCATGGGCGACAAGGCATACAACCATATTGAGCAATTCAAGGACATGTTAATCGTAAACAAACCGGGAACCAACGATACTTCCGACACACTTTTTGCCTACAACGGCAGCTCCTGGGATTATTTTAATGTGAGCGAAACTTCAAGAGTAAAAAGCATCAAAGCCAATAGCGATCATTTACTGGTTTCACATTTGTATTTTGTTTACCAGTACAATCAATCTTTGCAGGAAGTAACAAAAGTATGGACATATAATCCAGGCTCTCCGAATCCAGAGGATGCGCTTATAAGCAAAGAAGGCCTTATTTATGTCGGGGATCGCAACAATGGACTCGTAAAGCGAACTGATGAATGGACTTATGAATTTATAAGGCCCTCAGGGCCGGCGACTACTGATGTTTTTGCCATGCAGGCACACCAGAATTATCTGTGGGTTGTTCCGGGCGGCAAAACAAGTTCCTGGGGAAGCATGTGGAAAGGGGGATTGGTTTACGGTCTGGATGATGGAAACTGGAGGGCATTTAATCGCTGGAATACTCAGGGGATGGATCATTTATTGGACCTGCTTTGCATTGCTGTTGATCCCAACGACCCAACACGATTTTTTACAGGTTCATGGGGCGCCGGACTCATTGAAATGAAGGATGGCGTAGTTACCGGTACTTACGATGATCAGAACAGCTCCCTTGAATACAGTGTTTACAACCCAAGCTGGATGGGAATTGGAGGTGTCGCCTTTGATGCGCAAGGAAATCTTTGGGTCACAAACAGCAGTGCGGCAAACCTTCTTTCAGTTAAAAAAACTGATGGAACCTGGCGCTCATTCAGCCTCAGTCCGGTTGCAAGCGCTATTGACCTGGGAGGAATAACAATTGACAAATCCGGGCAAAAGTGGATGCTGGTTCGTGACCATGGCCTCATCGTTTTCAGCGATATGGGCACAATTGATAATACAGCCGACGATAAAGTTAGACGCTTGTCGGGCGCAACAGGCAACGGAAGCTTGCCAGGCGCTACGATCATGAGCCTGGCAGTGGACCAGAACGGCGAGCTTTGGATCGGAACCAACGAAGGCGTGGCAGTGATCCGTAATCCTGAAAATGTTTTTACCGGTGGCAATTTCGACGCTTACCGCCCCATTATTGACCAGGATGGTTATGGTGCCTATTTACTGGATTCAGAGGCTGTAACAGCTATTGCTATTGATGGTGCGAACCGTAAATGGTTCGGCACCGACAGGGCAGGGGTTTTCCTGATGTCAGCCGATGGCCTTGAAAAAATCTACCATTTCACCGAAGATAACAGTCCTTTGTTGTCGAACTCAATTACCTCTCTGACCATTGATGGAAACGGTGAGGTTTTCTTCGGAACTTCACGAGGCATCATAGGTTACCGCGCCGAAGCGACCCCTCCCCCTCCGGTGTTTACCGATGTGGTTGTTTTCCCTAATCCGGTAAGGCCCGAATATGAGGGCATCATCGCGGTACGTGGGCTTGTGAAAGATGCTGACATTAAAATCATGGATATTGCCGGCAACCTGATTTTCAAGACCCGGGCGTTTGGCGGACAGGCCATCTGGAATGGACGGAACTTCGATGGCCGCAAGGCTCAGTCGGGTGTTTACCTTGTTTTTATTTCTAATAACGACGGCAGCGAAACCCTGGCAACCAAGATATTATTCATGAATTAA